The genomic region TTGTTAATTCTCAATATTTCATGATTAACATTATGATACACATTTATTCCCCCTATCCCAAAAATTTATCTATTTCAGATAATGCTGTTAATGCACCATTCTTAGTACATACTAATGCACCTATTTTATTAGCAAATTTCCCTATTTTAAAATAATCTTTTTCTCCTTGAGAAAGTTTATATAAAAACGAACCAACAAAAGCATCTCCTGCTCCTGTAGAATCTATGGACTTAACTTTAACACTATCTATTTTCTTTATACTTTCACCATCACTTAGCAATGAACCTTCTTTTCCAAGGGTTACAGCTATTATTTTAGCACCAATATCATGAATATATTTTATCGATTCATAAATATCATTATTCCCAGAAATTAAAAACAATTCTTCCTCACTGAATTTTACAAAATCTGCATATCTAATCATTTGCTTACTCAATTCAATTAGCTTTCCTGTTTCTTTCCATAAATCTTCTCTATAGTTCATATCAAAAGATATAAATTTTTTATTTTCTTTTGCAAATTCAAAAATTTTAAAATACGTTGTCTGCAATTCTCCACCTAAAAAAGCTGTTGCAGAACCAAAATGAAAAATGTCAAAATCATTTAATCTATCAAAATCAACATCTTCAGTTTTTAAATTTTTATCTGCTCCTCTAAAAAATACAAAATCCCTTTCACCATCTTCCATTAAAGAAACAAAAGCCAGCGTAGTATTTAATTCATCATCATAACTTATTAAAGAGGTATCCACATTATATTTTTCTAATTTATCGACCAAATATTTCCCAAAAGGATCATTACCGACCTTCCCAACAAAAGCACTTTCACCACCTAATAACGAAATTACTGCAGCAACATTAGCCGGAGCACCTCCAAATTTTTTCTCGAAAGTATTTCCTTCTGTAATACCTTTATTCTTATCAAGACATATAAAATCAATTAAAATTTCTCCTACAGTCAATATTTTTTTCATATTAATTCCCCCATACATTTTAACATTAATTCTATTTTACTACATATTTCTTCATATTTTACAAAAAAATTATACTGTCCAATATTATACTGAGCAGTATAATGATTCGAAACATTAAAAAAGTTCACTTAAATCGTGGTTCTATTCCTTAGAGTTATATATTAATCTCTTCAACAATCAACTTCATATTCAAATATGGCCTATTAAAAACTAAAATCAACGCAGCAAAATTTAATGTAACTGTTGAATTTACATTCCAATATGGATGATTAAAAACACAGAATCTTTTAACTGGTAGCGAGTTTATTTTTTCATTTACATTCCAATATGGATGATTAAAAACTCGGATTACAATATTATGACATTTTTATTTGGTTCGATATTTACATTCCAATATGGATGATTAAAAACACAGTTTCAACAACAGAGGGCGGTGACCCTTCTACAATTTACATTCCAATATGGATGATTAAAAACAAATCTTCGGAATTTGAAATTGGTGTGATTTTTGCAATTTACATTCCAATATGGATGATTAAAAACTTCATCTTATATCACGCTCCTTATATAAAAATAATAATTTACATTCCAATATGGATGATTAAAAACATCATTTTTGACATACTTTTCATTTACAATTGTAATATTTACATTCCAATATGGATGATTAAAAACAAAAAGAAAGAACTTAAAGGTATAACTGTAATACAAATTTACATTCCAATATGGATGATTAAAAACTGCTACCGTTGATGTTGCAATTGATTTAGTTAAAGTATTTACATTCCAATATGGATGATTAAAAACTTCCAAGGGGTAGCAAATCAGCTATCCCTTTATTTGATTTACATTCCAATATGGATGATTAAAAACCTTGGAATTCAAGAATTTTTATATCAGCTTGTTCGTTATTTACATTCCAATATGGATGATTAAAAACAAGACTTTTGAAGATATGCTATCTTTAATATACGAAAATTTACATTCCAATATGGATAATTAAAAACGTTCAGCCTCTAAAATAAAATCCTCACCTAACCATTCATTTACATTCCAATATGGATGATTAAAAACACCAAAGAAAGCGTCGGAATGGTTTTATAGTTCAATATTTACATTCCAATATGGATGATTAAAAACAAAATGGAGAAGCTTACTTTCAAGAAATGCAAAACAATTTACATTCCAATATGGATGATTAAAAACTTCTATGGGAGGATTATCTGAAAACTATGACAAAGCATTTACATTCCAATATGGATGATTAAAAACTTCTTCTACGTGTGAAAATGTTCCCCTATCCAAAACATTTACATTCCAATATGGATGATTAAAAACCTTGTATTTTGGTATTCTTTTTTTGCAAAAGAAAGATTTACATTCCAATATGGATGATTAAAAACATCGCCAATAGTCAAATCTGTTGTAAATCCAACGGCATTTACATTCCAATATGGATGATTAAAAACATATAATTTAGATTTTAATGCAAAATTAAATGCTTCATTTACATTCCAATATGGATGATTAAAAACAACGAGGTCGAGGACATGGAATGTATATGACAACAAATTTACATTCCAATATGGATGATTAAAAACTTGATGTAATAAAAAAATTTAAAGATGAATTATTTAATTTACATTCCAATATGGATGATTAAAAACCCCAATTT from Marinitoga aeolica harbors:
- a CDS encoding carbohydrate kinase family protein; translated protein: MKKILTVGEILIDFICLDKNKGITEGNTFEKKFGGAPANVAAVISLLGGESAFVGKVGNDPFGKYLVDKLEKYNVDTSLISYDDELNTTLAFVSLMEDGERDFVFFRGADKNLKTEDVDFDRLNDFDIFHFGSATAFLGGELQTTYFKIFEFAKENKKFISFDMNYREDLWKETGKLIELSKQMIRYADFVKFSEEELFLISGNNDIYESIKYIHDIGAKIIAVTLGKEGSLLSDGESIKKIDSVKVKSIDSTGAGDAFVGSFLYKLSQGEKDYFKIGKFANKIGALVCTKNGALTALSEIDKFLG